A stretch of Rhododendron vialii isolate Sample 1 chromosome 4a, ASM3025357v1 DNA encodes these proteins:
- the LOC131322829 gene encoding uncharacterized protein LOC131322829: MSSFSSTPNFDNLLLQALMGRLQIGPPPNHLHSSSSPLLNQTLEDLLFDATTNHLSLSDTDDDDDKTDDHHSNSNKTQLAKEESKLEKDVIKTILSGDIETLKPNSGQAVAIGDHHICVGFHRESDSDYRVWEWHGHIMLFDEENGYTPEYIYGNYFERMPRGKVVVGVEKSDEREKNEESEKGDECEKEMGNLGLRELIGSVDSGSGRILHRNLNAGSPRV, encoded by the exons ATGAGTTCATTCAGCAGCACCCCGAACTTCGACAACCTCCTCCTCCAAGCCCTAATGGGCCGCCTCCAAATCGGcccaccaccaaaccacctccattcctcctcctccccacTCCTCAACCAAACCCTAGAAGACCTCCTCTTCGACGCCACCACCAACCACCTCTCCCTCTCGGACACCGACGATGACGACGACAAAACCGACGACCATCACTCCAACAGCAACAAAACCCAGCTAGCGAAAGAAGAATCCAAGCTCGAAAAGGACGTGATCAAGACCATCCTCAGCGGAGACATCGAAACCCTCAAACCCAACTCCGGCCAGGCCGTCGCGATCGGGGACCACCACATATGCGTCGGGTTCCACCGGGAGAGCGATTCGGATTACCGGGTGTGGGAGTGGCACGGGCACataatgttgtttgatgaggAAAACGGGTATACCCCTGAGTACATTTATGGGAATTACTTTGAGAGGATGCCTCGGGGTAAGGTGGTTGTTGGTGTGGAGAAAAGTGATGAGAGGGAAAAGAACGAGGAGAGTGAAAAGGGTGATGAGTGTGAAAAGGAAATGGGTAACTTGGGATTGAGGGAGTTGATTGGATCGGTCGATTCGGGAAGCGGGAGGATACTTCATCGGAATCTGAATGCTGGGTCTCCAAG GGTTTAG
- the LOC131322823 gene encoding uncharacterized protein LOC131322823, giving the protein MSNRTDPAWKYSKRHEDNKFRFTCNFCNKVVTGSVYRVKLHLAGGYPDVTSCSNCPEPVKEEIRAFMCKKKETASSITPLPDFDEMGNEEDIDEDEFYVQSKPPPKRPAATATSGSKFQLKKPKTKGSMDAYITPDLEIEVGNRRSGKQPKVDDNTPQKKLLKERAHQAIARWIYDAGIPLNVVNVESFEPMIEAIGQYGPGLAPPTYYQVRVPLLKKEVENVNKQMEDHKKEREENGCTLMCDGWTDRKNRSLINFLVNCPKGSMFIESVDASSRSTTGDSMYRLLNEYVERIGEANVVQVVMDSAAYNKMAGKLLMAKRPHLYWTPCAAHCLDLMLEDIFKLPYLKRTWERAIKVHGYIYNRSTLLNMMRHFTQRKELIKPAKTRFATACLTLQRVHQQKNNLRKMFTSEAWSKSKWAKEADGKKVAEIMLSPSFWNNVLLALRFACPLVKVLCLVDGEEKPAMGYIYEAMDRAKETIINTFGGDEDKYKTVFEIIDARWEVQLHQPLHAASYYLNPAFFYKDGARMKADKEVWKGLVDCIERLVPTERMQDEILHLIALYEEEEGIFKKDMAIRQRVTRSPVEWWKLFGRETPELQKFAVKILSLTCSSSGCERNWSVFEHLHTKKRNKLDQKRLNDLVFVKYNRALRHRYMNRGKFDPISLKNIDESNEWLIGKLEDELVFEGEDLDWNVVVEASGVEQPSKVTRSTHKPTSSKKRSKASSFCADDWEEEEFDDTVSDEGEEEDVDGYRSNDDEEDEDIGDE; this is encoded by the exons ATGTCGAATAGAACCGATCCTGCTTGGAAGTATTCGAAGAGACATGAAGATAATAAGTTCAGGTtcacatgtaatttttgtaacAAAGTGGTTACTGGGAGTGTTTACCGAGTGAAGCTACATCTTGCTGGAGGATACCCTGATGTGACTTCATGTTCTAATTGCCCAGAACCAGTTAAAGAGGAGATTAGGGCATTTATGTGTAAAAAAAAGGAGACGGCGTCTAGCATAACTCCTCTTCCAGATTTTGATGAAATGGGCAATGAGGAGGACATTGATGAGGATGAGTTTTATGTACAATCGAAGCCCCCTCCTAAGAGGCCTGCTGCCACTGCTACCTCCGGCTCCAAGTTCCAACTTAAGAAGCCCAAGACCAAAGGGTCTATGGATGCTTACATCACCCCTGACCTAGAGATCGAGGTAGGGAATAGGAGAAGTGGTAAACAACCTAAAGTTGACGATAATACACCGCAAAAGAAGTTATTGAAAGAGCGGGCTCATCAAGCTATTGCGAGGTGGATTTACGATGCTGGAATACCTCTCAATGTTGTCAATGTGGAGTCCTTTGAACCGATGATTGAGGCTATTGGGCAATATGGCCCTGGTTTAGCACCGCCGACTTATTATCAAGTGCGTGTCCCTCTTCTTAAAAAAGAGGTGGAAAATGTGAACAAACAAATGGAGGACCacaagaaggagagagaggaaaatggatGCACTCTTATGTGTGATGGATGGACGGATCGAAAGAATAGGTCATTGATAAATTTTTTGGTTAACTGTCCTAAAGGTAGCATGTTTATTGAATCGGTTGATGCATCGAGTCGTTCCACAACTGGGGACAGCATGTATAGGTTGCTTAACGAGTATGTGGAGCGAATCGGAGAAGCTAATGTGGTCCAAGTTGTCATGGATAGTGCCGCATACAATAAGATGGCAG GGAAGTTGTTAATGGCAAAAAGACCACATTTGTATTGGACTCCATGTGCTGCCCATTGTTTGGATTTAATGTTAGAAGACATTTTTAAGTTGCCATATTTGAAGAGGACATGGGAAAGGGCAATCAAGGTACACGGTTATATCTATAACCGTTCGACATTGTTGAACATGATGAGACACTTTACCCAAAGAAAAGAATTGATTAAGCCAGCAAAGACTCGTTTTGCAACAGCTTGTTTGACTTTACAAAGGGTTCATCAACAAAAGAATAACCTAAGAAAGATGTTCACATCAGAGGCTTGGAGTAAAAGCAAGTGGGCAAAGGAGGCGGATGGTAAAAAGGTAGCAGAAATAATGTTGTCGCCATCATTTTGGAACAATGTCTTGCTGGCCCTAAGATTTGCATGTCCTCTTGTTaaagtactttgtttggttgatggTGAAGAAAAACCCGCAATGGGATACATCTACGAGGCCATGGATAGGGCCAAAGAAACTATTATAAACACGTTTGGCGGAGACGAAGACAAGTATAAAACTGTGTTTGAAATCATTGATGCGAGGTGGGAAGTGCAATTGCATCAACCTTTGCATGCAGCAAGCTACTATTTGAACCCTGCATTTTTTTACAAGGATGGTGCAAGGATGAAAGCTGATAAAGAGGTATGGAAGGGTTTGGTGGATTGTATTGAAAGGCTGGTACCAACTGAGAGGATGCAAGATGAAATTCTTCATCTGATAGCATTatatgaggaggaggagggaatcTTCAAAAAAGACATGGCAATTAGGCAAAGAGTTACAAGGTCACCAG TTGAGTGGTGGAAGTTATTTGGTCGTGAAACTCCTGAATTGCAAAAATTTGCCGTCAAGATCCTTAGCCTTACTTGCAGTTCATCCGGATGCGAGAGAAATTGGAGTGTGTTCGAACAT cttcacaccaaaaaaagaaataagctAGATCAAAAGCGCCTCAACGACTTGGTGTTTGTTAAGTACAATAGAGCATTGAGGCATCGATATATGAACCGCGGCAAATTTGACCCGATTTCCTTGAAGAACATTGATGAGAGCAATGAATGGTTGATTGGGAAATTGGAAGATGAGCTTGTATTTGAAGGtgaagatttggattggaatGTTGTTGTGGAGGCTAGTGGGGTAGAACAACCTAGCAAAGTAACTAGGTCAACTCATAAACCAACAAGTTCAAAGAAGCGTTCAAAAGCATCAAGTTTTTGTGCAGATGattgggaagaagaagaatttgatGACACTGTTTCAGatgaaggagaagaggaagatgtgGATGGATATCGGTcaaatgatgatgaagaagatgaagatattGGTGATGAGTGA
- the LOC131322832 gene encoding histone H2A, translated as METGGKAKKGAAGRRGGGPKKKPVSRSVKAGLQFPVGRIGRYLKKGRYAQRVGTGAPVYLAAVLEYLAAEVLELAGNAARDNKKNRIVPRHLLLAIRNDEELGKLLAGVTIAHGGVLPNINPVLLPKKNEKAAAKESKSPSKATKSPKKA; from the exons ATGGAGACTGGTGGAAAGGCCAAGAAGGGTGCGGCAGGAAGAAGGGGCGGCGGCCCGAAGAAGAAGCCGGTTTCCCGTTCCGTCAAAGCCGGTTTGCAGTTTCCGGTCGGGAGGATCGGCCGGTACTTGAAGAAAGGCCGTTACGCTCAGCGTGTCGGGACCGGTGCTCCGGTTTACCTCGCCGCCGTGCTTGAGTATCTCGCTGCTGAg GTTTTGGAATTGGCTGGGAATGCTGCAAGAGACAACAAGAAGAACAGGATTGTACCCAGACACTTGCTTCTGGCTATTAGGAACGATGAGGAACTTGGAAAGCTGCTTGCTGGCGTGACAATCGCTCATGGAGGGGTGCTTCCCAACATAAACCCTGTTCTTCTCCCCAAGAAGAATGAGAAAGCAGCGGCAAAGGAGTCTAAGTCTCCATCCAAGGCCACCAAGTCGCCGAAGAAAGCTTAA
- the LOC131322828 gene encoding protein LEAD-SENSITIVE 1 gives MGLLSNRVDRDSLKPGDHIYSWRSAYIYAHHGIYVGDNKVIHFTRHGQEFGTGTFLDILLVSSEPARSQVPCSTCTPPEEAHGVVSSCLNCFLLGGVLYRFEYSVSPTLFLAKARGGTCTLAVSDPPDIVVHRANHLLNNGFGCYNVFKNNCEDFAIYCKTGLLVLDQNTMGQSGQAVSIIGGPLAAVFSTPLRLVTTNVYGMAATAVGVYCASRYAADIGMRRDVVKMSVENLTTRLAAGTLQVVDSSLPVVLPPTR, from the exons ATGGGACTTCTCTCTAACAG AGTTGATAGGGATAGCCTCAAACCAGGCGATCACATCTATTCCTGGAGGTCTGCCTATATCTACGCCCATcatg GCATATACGTTGGCGATAATAAAGTCATTCATTTCACAAGACATGGGCAAGAATTTGGAACGGGGACATTTCTAGATATCCTTTTGGTAAGCTCAGAGCCTGCCCGATCTCAAGTCCCCTGTTCCACGTGCACCCCACCAGAAGAAGCTCACGGTGTTGTCTCCTCATGCTTGAACTGTTTCCTTTTGGGCGGCGTGCTTTACCGCTTCGAGTATTCTGTGAGTCCCACTCTCTTTCTTGCAAAAGCACGCGGTGGAACTTGCACTCTAGCAGTTTCTGATCCCCCTGATATCGTGGTCCATAGGGCAAACCACCTCCTTAACAATGGGTTTGGGTGCTATAATGTATTTAAGAACAACTGTGAAGACTTTGCAATTTACTGCAAGACAGGACTATTGGTTCTCGACCAAAATACAATGGGGCAGAGTGGGCAGGCAGTTTCCATAATTGGTGGGCCCCTTGCGGCAGTTTTTTCTACGCCTTTACGTCTTGTAACCACAAATGTCTATGGTATGGCAGCGACTGCTGTTGGAGTGTATTGTGCAAGCCGCTATGCTGCTGACATAGGCATGCGAAGGGATGTGGTGAAAATGTCTGTGGAGAATCTGACAACAAGGTTAGCTGCGGGTACTCTTCAGGTTGTTGATTCGAGTCTTCCTGTTGTGCTTCCCCCTACCCGTTAA